From Salmo salar chromosome ssa04, Ssal_v3.1, whole genome shotgun sequence, one genomic window encodes:
- the LOC106603438 gene encoding protein yippee-like 1 isoform X2, translated as MTRSKTFQAYLPNCHRTYSCIHCRAHLANHDELISKSFQGSQGRAYLFNSVVNVGCGPAEERVLLTGLHAVADIYCENCKTTLGWKYEHAFESSQKYKEGKFIIELAHMIKDNGWD; from the exons ATGACACGCTCCAAGACCTTCCAGGCCTACCTGCCTAACTGCCACCGCACCTACAGCTGCATCCACTGTCGAGCACACCTGGCCAACCATGACGAGCTCATCTCCAAG TCCTTCCAAGGAAGTCAAGGTCGAGCTTACCTCTTCAACTCAGT GGTGAACGTGGGGTGTGGACCAGCAGAAGAGAGGGTTCTGTTGACAGGGCTTCACGCGGTGGCTGATAtctactgtgaaaactgtaaAACCACGCTGGGCTGGAAATAC GAGCATGCCTTTGAGAGCAGTCAGAAGTACAAGGAGGGGAAGTTCATTATCGAGCTGGCTCACATGATCAAGGACAATGGCTGGGACTGA
- the LOC106603438 gene encoding protein yippee-like 1 isoform X1 has product MCVILIFGILNTKYFCAFTINMTCHHGSVLKCVCPRCEPPTPHPTTALTCVLRCFPCEPSWAGSPFLHRPHTSPSNSNAVAPETAAVSQATVIMTRSKTFQAYLPNCHRTYSCIHCRAHLANHDELISKSFQGSQGRAYLFNSVVNVGCGPAEERVLLTGLHAVADIYCENCKTTLGWKYEHAFESSQKYKEGKFIIELAHMIKDNGWD; this is encoded by the exons ATGTGTGTAATATTAATATTTGGCATTCTCAACACAAAATATTTCTGTGCCTTCACGATAAACATGACCTGTCATCATGGATCTGTAttaaagtgtgtgtgtcccaggtgTGAGCCTCCCACCCCGCACCCCACCACGGCCCTCACCTGTGTGTTGCGGTGCTTCCCCTGCGAGCCGTCCTGGGCCGGCAGCCCCTTCCTGCACCGCCCCCATACTTCGCCCAGCAACAGCAACGCCGTCGCCCCTGAAACCGCCGCTGTCTCCCAGGCAACTGTCATCATGACACGCTCCAAGACCTTCCAGGCCTACCTGCCTAACTGCCACCGCACCTACAGCTGCATCCACTGTCGAGCACACCTGGCCAACCATGACGAGCTCATCTCCAAG TCCTTCCAAGGAAGTCAAGGTCGAGCTTACCTCTTCAACTCAGT GGTGAACGTGGGGTGTGGACCAGCAGAAGAGAGGGTTCTGTTGACAGGGCTTCACGCGGTGGCTGATAtctactgtgaaaactgtaaAACCACGCTGGGCTGGAAATAC GAGCATGCCTTTGAGAGCAGTCAGAAGTACAAGGAGGGGAAGTTCATTATCGAGCTGGCTCACATGATCAAGGACAATGGCTGGGACTGA
- the LOC106603437 gene encoding protein SMG8 — translation MALPMSLGVLLESEVIEDPLYKDEGLCVLGIFGKTAMQPGSPKEFLINTLADKHIYHLFGLDETDNQNSGGLIQAYYSQENRVLYLVLTSVCDNRQLLRACESLSAGIGHSEAHESWKGADKQHCLALLYLFSLCHVLLLVHPTCCFDVTYDRLFRAVDALRQKTLPLLRAAIKDSNISKEWKVNCRPCPPRLLFVFQMNGTLRSCGGTGSDPSGGNADKPKKHSPRRRLQHALEDQVYRIFRKSRVLTNQSSNCLFTVPANQAFVYVVPGPEEDPVAAVLGQLRSNCALRENDTNTAVSGPRRYQQMRLSARHLSFNVESSSLSGGQLVDCSLKEFLWQHVELVLTKKGFDDSVGRNPQPSHFELPTYSKWAQVAYRLHQVMIANTDEESAELSVEVQSQLKVLEGFLDADAKFSENRCQKALPLAHSTYQSNLPHNYTTTVHKNQLTQALRVYSQHARGVAFQRYALQLHEDCYKFWSNGHQLCEERSLTDQHCVHKFHLLPRPGEKPEMDHNPPILNHNSRGRSTGSCNCGRKQAPREDPFAIQAANYDFYQMLEEKCCGMLERIDFPVFQPSTPDPAPACEEAPRSPEVAAPVLSSGSEPSEAEKLKESIPASHTPGESTSLSLALSLGQSTDSLGPYGDAGGGEGQEKRPGLVNRQASTVEYLPGMLHSGCPKGLLPKFSSWSLVKLGPAKAYNPHTGLEQPGFLPGSSFLLPWDVVIRSRSEDEVGLNEPLDGGPSSWPAPNKALVGKRGSAGGLGRGRRRDDVARAFVGFEYEDSRGRRFLSSGPDKVVKVLGPGGAKEPATRALNTDMPLYIPSPAQGRGLKHHYAQLARLYIVVPDAHLEITLNPQVQLGSPPCSVFHPEQTELVLPPDGLWVLRFPYSYVTDRGPCYPPKDNQPLANYKVLRGILRANTASPLPPQ, via the exons ATGGCGTTGCCCATGAGTTTGGGAGTGCTCCTAGAATCAGAAGTAATAGAGGATCCATTGTATAAAGACGAAGGTCTCTGTGTACTTGGTATATTCGGTAAGACTGCGATGCAACCCGGATCGCCAAAAGAGTTTCTAATCAACACGCTCGCGGACAAGCACATCTATCATCTCTTCGGACTGGATGAGACCGACAATCAGAACAGTGGAGGCTTGATTCAGGCGTACTACAGCCAAGAAAACCGCGTATTGTATCTGGTGCTTACTTCAGTTTGTGACAACAGACAGCTTTTGCGGGCGTGTGAATCTTTGAGTGCGGGCATCGGACACTCCGAGGCGCATGAATCGTGGAAAGGGGCGGATAAACAGCATTGTTTAGCATTGCTCTATCTCTTCTCCTTGTGCCATGTCCTGCTACTGGTCCATCCTACATGCTGTTTTGATGTCACCTATGACAGATTGTTCCGTGCTGTGGATGCACTTCGTCAGAAAACTCTGCCACTACTACGTGCTGCCATTAAGGATTCCAACATATCCAAAGAATGGAAGGTGAACTGCCGCCCCTGTCCCCCACGGCTCCTATTTGTATTCCAGATGAATGGAACCCTGAGAAGCTGTGGTGGAACTGGTTCAGATCCTTCTGGGGGAAATGCTGACAAGCCCAAGAAACACTCTCCACGAAGACGCCTACAGCATGCATTGGAGGACCAGGTATATCGCATTTTCCGGAAAAGTCGGGTCCTCACCAACCAGAGCAGTAATTGCTTGTTCACTGTCCCTGCTAACCAGGCGTTTGTGTATGTGGTGCCAGGGCCAGAGGAGGACCCAGTAGCAGCCGTGCTGGGCCAGCTGCGCTCCAACTGCGCCCTGCGGGAAAATGACACCAACACCGCAGTATCTGGACCCAGGCGCTATCAACAAATGCGTCTCTCTGCTAGACATCTATCCTTCAATGTAGAAAGCAGCAGCCTCTCAGGGGGGCAACTAGTGGACTGTAGTCTGAAGGAGTTCCTATGGCAGCATGTCGAACTGGTGTTGACCAAGAAAGGCTTTGACGACAGCGTCGGTCGCAATCCACAGCCTTCCCATTTTGAGCTTCCAACGTACTCCAAGTGGGCCCAAGTGGCCTACAGGCTGCATCAGGTTATGATAGCCAACACAGATGAGGAAAGTGCTGAGCTATCCGTCGAAGTGCAGAGTCAGCTTAAAGTGTTGGAGGGTTTCCTGGACGCGGATGCCAAGTTCTCTGAGAACCGCTGTCAGAAAGCCCTGCCGCTGGCACATAGCACCTACCAGTCCAACCTTCCCCATAACTATACCACCACGGTGCACAAAAACCAACTGACACAAGCACTTCGGGTCTATAGTCAGCATGCACGCGGAGTAGCTTTTCAGCGCTATGCCTTGCAGTTGCATGAGGACTGCTACAAGTTCTGGAGTAATGGGCATCAGCTATGTGAAGAGCGCAGTCTGACGGACCAACACTGTGTGCACAAGTTTCACCTGCTGCCCCGGCCAG GTGAGAAGCCAGAGATGGACCACAACCCACCCATCCTCAACCACAACAGCAGGGGGCGTTCCACTGGCTCGTGTAACTGTGGCCGGAAGCAAGCCCCTCGTGAGGACCCCTTTGCCATCCAAGCTGCCAACTATGACTTCTACCAA ATGCTTGAAGAGAAATGCTGCGGAATGCTGGAGAGGATCGACTTTCCTGTTTTCCAGCCGAGCACCCCAGACCCAGCCCCGGCCTGCGAAGAAGCACCCAGGTCCCCTGAGGTGGCAGCCCCAGTCCTATCGTCAGGGTCAGAGCCATCAGAGGCGGAGAAGCTGAAGGAGAGTATACCAGCATCCCACACCCCTGGGGAGAGCACCAGCCTCAGCCTGGCCCTCAGCCTGGGTCAGTCCACTGACAGCCTGGGGCCCTATGGAGACGCTGGGGGAGGCGAGGGCCAGGAGAAGAGGCCCGGCCTGGTAAACCGCCAGGCCTCCACCGTCGAGTACCTCCCAGGCATGCTCCACTCAGGCTGCCCCAAAGGCCTGCTGCCCAAGTTCTCTAGCTGGTCGCTGGTCAAGCTGGGCCCCGCCAAGGCCTACAACCCCCACACTGGCCTGGAGCAGCCGGGCTTCCTGCCTGgctcctccttcctcctgccctggGACGTAGTGATTCGCTCCCGCTCCGAAGATGAAGTGGGCCTAAATGAGCCCCTGGATGGGGGACCCTCTTCCTGGCCAGCCCCCAACAAAGCCCTAGTGGGAAAGCGGGGGAGCGCAGGGGGCCTTGGTAGGGGACGCAGGCGAGATGACGTAGCCCGGGCTTTCGTGGGCTTTGAGTACGAGGACAGTAGGGGCCGGCGTTTCCTTAGCTCAGGGCCTGATAAAGTGGTGAAGGTGCTGGGGCCTGGAGGGGCAAAAGAGCCGGCCACCAGGGCCCTGAACACAGACATGCCCCTGTACATCCCTTCTCCAGCCCAGGGGCGCGGCTTGAAGCACCACTATGCCCAGCTGGCGCGTCTCTACATTGTTGTACCTGACGCCCACCTGGAGATAACGCTTAACCCACAG GTCCAACTGGGCTCTCCTCCCTGTTCAGTGTTCCATCCAGAGCAGACGGAGCTGGTGCTGCCCCCTGATGGCCTGTGGGTCCTACGTTTCCCCTACTCCTACGTCACAGACCGTGGCCCATGTTACCCACCTAAAGACAACCAGCCCCTGGCCAACTACAAGGTCCTCAGAGGCATCTTGCGTGCCAACACTGCCAGCCCCCTTCCACCACAGTAA